The stretch of DNA TTGAGAGTACCAGCAGAAATAGTTGTTAAATTATCAGTTGCGATCGCTTTTGCTAACATATTAACCAAAATTTAATTACGAATCAGATTAAGAATGGCTGGGAAGAACTCTTCTTCGACATAGGGTTTAGTAAAATAAGCTATTGCTCCTAATTGTTGAGCTAAATTACGATGTTTTTCGTTGGTGCGTGAAGTAAGCATTGCTACAGGAATTTTGGCTAACTTTACTTCTTGACGGCGAGCGGTTAAAAACTCAAAACCGTTCATATTAGGCATTTCAACATCACAAATAACTAAGTTGACTTGAGGATTTTGTTTGAGTTGTTCTAAACCTTCTTGTCCATCTCTAGCTTGTAAAACTCGATAACCCTTCTTTTCTAAACTTAATGCCATGGTTTTTCTTAAAGCTGAAGAATCATCAATGACTAAAATGGTTTGAGTTGGTAGAGTTTTGGGAATAGCAATAGTTTTCTGCACAGAAGGGTTTAAGATTTTTTTGAGTTCGACGAGAAATTCTTGTTCGATATAAGGCTTGGTAAAATAGGCATTAGCTCCTAATTGCATCGCCAAACTTCGATGTTTGACTCCACTACGAGAAGTCAGCATCACAATAGGAATATTGCTTAATTCAGAATCACGACGACGCACTCCTAAAAATTCAAAGCCATTCATATTAGGCATTTCAATATCACAAACGATCAAAGCGATCGCAGAATTTTTGCGATATTGTTCTAAAGCCTCTCTTCCGTCTTTAGCTTGAACTACGCGATAACCACTTTTTTCCAGACTTAAAGCCATAGTTCGCCTTAAAGCAGTAGAGTCGTCGACAATCATAATAGTTGGTGATTGAATCGTCTTGCTTGTAGCTGGAAGAATATTAGTTGATTCTGTTGAAAGTATTGAATGATCTAATTCTGCTGTTGTTTCTGTTAATTCTTCTGAGGCAACAGAAATATTGCTAAATAAAGGAGTAGTAGTTCTAGTGGTATCGTTGCCTTGAATTCGGTCAATTAAAACATTGCCATTGATCACAGGAATCAAAGTACCATCTCCCATGATCGTACAACCATAAATATAACTAGGAGGTGTCAATACTTTCCCAAAAGGTTTAATAACTAATTCTTGTTCGGTAATTAAAGAGTCAATTTCTAAAGCAAATAGTTGTTGTCCTTGACGCAAAAGCAACAGAGGTAATCCCCAATCTTTAGGTGCAGCAACCGTTTCAAAAGCTTTGCTTCTTAAGTTAACTGGAGGAAGTATACAATTGTAGTGAAGTACTTCCTTAAGACTATAAATTGGGATTAATTGCTGCTTCAATAAGAAAAATCTTTTGCGACTTGAAACTTTTATTTGTTCCTCAGTAGGGATAATAATTTCCTCAATGTTATCGGAAGGCAAGGCAAAAGCTGTTGAACCCAGAGAAACAACTAGCAATTTGGCAATAGTTAAAGTTAGAGGCAATCTCAGGGTAAAAGTTGTTCCTTTACCTGGCACAGAATTAACCTCAATTGTTCCTTTGAGTGCCAAGATTTGAGAACGAACCACATTCATCCCTACCCCTCTGCCAGAAATTTCGCTAACTCGATCCGCTGTTGAAAAACCTGATTCAAAAATCAAATTGAATAATTCTTGTTTTCGAGCGTGCGTAGCTTCTTCGGTCGATAATAATCCTTGTTTGACTGCTTTATTAGCAATTTTGGTTAAATTTAACCCTTGACCATCATCTTTGACTTCAATTACAGTCTGGTTACCTTGATAATAAGCATGAATTTCAATTTGTCCTTGTTCAGATTTACCTTGCTGTTGGCGGATTTCTGGAGTTTCAATGCCGTGATCGAAAGCATTCCGTAATAAATGCAAGAGAGGATCGTATAGTTTTTCTAAAACTGCTTTATCAACTAAAACTCCTGTGCCAGTCATACTGAGATTAACTGGTTTTCCGTATTGATTGGATAAATCCCGTAAAGTTCGAGGAAAACGTTGCAAAATTTGCTCTAAAGGCAACATTCTTGCCCACATCAACTCATCACGCATCTGTGACAGCATTTGACGCTGTTGTTCGATGGTTTGATTAGATTGTTTAGCAAACAAAGTAATGTCTTCGACACTTTCTTCTAGCTGCAACATTTCTTCTAAAATGCCTTGTAGCAAAGAGTGCAAATGACCATAACTATCCATTTCCAAAGAATCAAAATCTGTTGCTTCTCCGACTTGCCGAGAATTAATTTGAGGATGAGCTAAATTGTAGCGTTCTGACTCAATTAACAAGCGATCGGATAAATCTCTTAATTTGATTGTAGTGTCTTGAAAACGGAAAAATTTACGAACTAATACTTGTAAGTTATCTTGTAGCTGCTCGTTTTGCAAAGATAAACTATTCCGATTAATTACTAATTCACCAATCAGATTATTCATCCGTTCTAAACGATCTAACCCAACTCTCACAGTCAAATGGGTAGGAACAACAGGTTGATTTGTACTGACTTGAACTGGTTTTGATTGAACTTTAAGAGGTTGATTTTGCTTGGTTGTAGGCAAAAGGGAAGTAGTATCTTCTTCTAAAGAAGGTAAATGTTCAAAAATTTGTTCAATTGATTCAATTGCTGCTTCTAGATTTTGTGGAGGAAGTTCATTTACTTGAGAAGATTGTGGTTTTTCTTGCTCGTTGTTAGTTAAATCAACCGCACCGAAAACATCATCTAAAGAGGGATTATTTTCTACATTTTGAGGTAATCCTAAATCTGTTTCTGTTTGAACTTCAACTGAACCAAAAACATCGTCTAAAGAAGGATTGGTTTCAAGATTTTGAGTAAATCCTAGATCTGTTTCTGTTTGAACTTCAACTGAACCAAAAACATCGTCTAGCAAAGAATTATGACTATCAATGGCACTATCTAAAATCACCTCTTGATTAACAGAAAAATTATCAGTCAAGTTTTCGCTAATCGTTTCTCCCACAGTATTAGGTTGATCTACAATTTCGTCAAATAAATTTTCAAAAGAAAAATCATTAGTGGTAGATAATTCGTTCTGTGGGGTAATTGTCGATTGAAATAAATCCTCACTAACAAAATTATTATGAACGTTACTTTCCGTAAGTGCCAATAAAGTAGGAGATGGTTCTCCACCTCTTTTGCGATCGCCTGCTAAAACTTGTTCTCTTGCTTGTTGACAATCAGCGATCGTTAGTTGCAGAATGTCTAGTTTTAGTTCTGGATATAGATTGAGTGCAGTAGTAGCAGCTTGAAGAATTTCGGCAAAGCCAGACAAATTAAATAGTTCGGCAAATCCGTTGAGTAGATCGATTTGTGCATTCAATTCACCAATCACATCATAGTTGTCAGGATTAGTTAATACTTCGTAGAGATGAGTAAGAGATTGGGCTACATCTACTTCAAAGATAGAAGCAACAATATCGACTCCTAAATCATTAGCACTAGGAATATAATTATCGGATTCTTGTAAAGCATCTCCTAACAGAGTTTCTAACTGAGCAAAGATTGGTTCGGCAGTAACTAAGGCAAATTCTGCGTCAAAACTGCCCATTTCCATTTGTTCAACCAAAGGATTTTTCAAGCAATCGTATGCCTGTAGAAGTAAATTTTCTAGTTCAGGATCGAAGTTAACTTTTTCACTATAAAGAGCTTTAAAAAAATCTTCTAAACGATGGGCTAAGGTTTTAATCGCATCTAATTCAATACTAGCTGCCCCTCCTTTAATTGAATGAGCAGCACGCATCAACTCGTGAACCCTAGGCGTACTATGATCTTCGCGCAGATTAAGTAAACCTGTTTCTAGTACCTGCAACAGTTCTTGAGCTTCTTCGATAAAAAACCGATAAGCTTGATCGCGGATATCAGGATTAAGAGACATGGTTTGCTGCTGAGGTAGAGTTTCTAAATAGTTAACTTAAGATTTCCCATCGACAAGACAAAAACTCAACTAGGTTTTAAACTTGCCAAAATGTTGTTTTAATTGTTCCGTTACTTCACTCAATTGGCAGAGCGAAGCTGATAATTGAGTTACTGATTGAGTATTTTGGGTAGCAGTCATAGCTGCATCGGTAATATTGTGCATAACTGATTCAGAATTGACTATCTGTTGATGAGAAGCAAGAGCGATCTCGTCAACTAACTGTTGAAGTTCACTAGTTGCATTAGCTACTTGACTTAGGCTTTGACGAGTTTGTTGAACTAATTCTGCTCCTGTTTTCACTTGATTAGTACCTTTTGCCATGACTTCAACTACTGCTTGAGTTTCTTGCTGGATTTTGGCTACTAAATTTTCAATTTCCGCACTCGCTCCTGCTGACTGAGTGGCAAGGGTTCTGACTTCATCTGCAATGACAGCAAAACCTCTACCTTGTTCTCCTGCTCTAGCTGCTTCAATCGACGCTTTCAGGGCAAGTAAATGAGTTTGAGCAGCAAAACGAGCAATTAGATTAACTGCTTGAGAAATTTCTTGCGAAGAATCTCCTAAAAGTTTTATTTTTTCAGAAGCGACATCTACGGTTTCTTGAATGAAATTAATTTCTTCTACGGTACTAGCGATCGCGAAATTTCCTGCTGAAATTTTTAGATTAGCTTGTTTAGCAATTACTTCGGCTTGAGAAGCATGAGTCTTAACCAGATAATTGGCTTCATTAAGCAGTTGAATTTCTTTTTGGGTTTGATTAATTTTTGCTGCGTTTTGGACTGTTTCTGTGGTCAAGTTTTGAATTATTTGTTGATTTTCTATAGCATTTTCTTCGACATAAGCAACTGTAGTTTTAAAATTAGAAATCAGTTGTTGTAAATTTTCAATACTCATGTTGTAAGCTTCAGCAATTTTGCCAATCTCATCACTAGTAAGATTAGCTCTTAAAGTTAAATCTCCTGAGTACAAACTTTGAATTTTTTGGATTAAATTTAATACTTCTTGTTTTAATTTTTCTTGAGCTTGATTTTGTTTTAAGTCAGCATTTTGTTGTTGTTGTAAAAGAAAATCACGAGTTGCAGCAAAACTTAATTGATAAGCTATTTGCTCAACAAAATCGATTTCTTGTGGTTGCCAATGACGGGGAGTGGCACAACTTTGAATCATCAAAAATCCATCTAATTTTTGATTAACTAATACTGGTGCAACTAACATTGCTTGTACTTGCCATGATTGTAATTGTTGCTGCTGAGATTTTGATAGTAAAGCTGTTTCAATTCTTTCTATATTTTGAACTATACTAAATCGATTTTTTGGCAGGTAATCTTCAACTTTGAATGAATTTCCTAAAATTGAAGCATAGTTAGTAGTTATTGATTCAGCAACAATTTCCCCTTGTTGTAAATTATTAATTTGGCAATAGACTACTCTGTCTGTTTTAAGTGCTAGATTAATTTGTTGAACAAGAGTTTCTTTAAGAATTAGATCATCTAAAGACTGATTGGTTTTAATAATAATTTCTTTAAGAATTTTTGCTTGTTGAGCTTCGGTTTTTTGTTTTTGTAATAATTGTTGAAACTTAATAATTAAATTATTAAAATTATGCCTTAAGCTTTGGGTTTCTAAAGTATCTTTGCCTTGAACTAATAAATTAAGCTCCCCTAAAAATACTTTTTCGCTAGATTTAACTAAATTACTTAAAGGTTTTACAATTTGACTAGTAGCCAAGACAATAATTATAGTTACTATTGTTCCTAATAATAAATTTTGAAAAATCAAATTTGCTCTTAATTCTTGATTATATTTTGCTAGTTCTGATAAATCAAGTGAAGAAACTGCTACTAAATCAGTGTTAGCAATAGGAAAGAAAGTATAAAAACGATTTTGATAAATGAAAGATACAACTGATTTGGCTTGATTGACAATAATTTTTTGATAAAGGTCTTGTTGTTTTAATTGATTTTCGAGTGATTCGACATTATTTGATTGAATTAATTTAGCAGTAGCAATTAAATTTTTACCCCCAATAATTTCTTGATTTTGATTAATTTCTTGACCATTAATAGTTTGTAAAGCAACTTCTGTCTGTGCTGAAATGATTTGAAGACTACGAGATGCTAAATTTGCATCAGTTTTAGATAAACTAGTGCTAATTAATTCAAGTGTTTTGTCGATATTAAATTTTTCCTGAACAAGTTGAGTAGTAGTTTCCCCAACAAAAATAACTTCATTTTCTAGTTGCAATTTAACTTTTGCTTCTGTTTGTTCTTGAATCTGAAGATAATTAATTAAATTAGAAAAAGCTAAACTTCCTAATGCAGTAGGTAAAATAATTAATAATAATTTTTTTGATAAACTAAGGTTATTTTTTTGAACAGATTTTTTAGAAGTAATTTGATTATTCTGAAGAGCAGAAAACTCATCCACAGAAAGTAAACTTTGATGAGAATTTTTAAGTTGTACAGGAGTCTGAGTCATTTCGGTTATTAGTTATCAGTTACCAGTGATCAACAAGATTTTTTAAAATTTCCCGCTTTTAAGAGAGGGAAAAAACGTCACCATTTCAAAAAATTTTTGACAATTAAGCTCAGAATATTAATAGCTAGTTAACTTTGAATTTACTAACACTTTCTTGTAACTCTTGAGCTACAGTTAATAATTCTTTGAATAAGTTTGATACTTGGATCGCTTCAATCTCGGTTTGTTCCGAAACCGTTGCCACTTGTGACATTGTTTGACTCACTACTTCAGAGTCTTTTGATTGTTCGATAGTAGCTTGAGCGATCGCATTAACTAATTGATTTATTTGATGACTAACCGTAGTAATTTGATTCAAAGACATCCGAGTTTCATCAATTAATTTAGTTCCCGTCACTACTTGTTCAGTACCTGCTTCCATCGCTGCCACTACTTCATTCGTTTCTGCTTGAATTGCTGCCACCAAAGTTTCAATTTCTGCCGTTGCTTCTGCCGATTGACGAGCAAGCGATCGCACTTCTTCTGCTACTACTGCAAAACCTCTTCCTTCTTCTCCAGCATGAGCAGCTTCAATAGAAGCATTGAGAGCAAGTAAATTAGTTTGATCGGCAAAGTTACCAATTAAGTTGACTACTTTGGAGATTTTTTGCGAAGATTCCCCTAAACGTTTTACTTTTTTGGCAGTTTCAGCTACTGTTTCCCGAATTGCCACAAATCCATCAACAGTTCGGTTCATAATCTGATCTCCCGTCTCAACCGTAGCAGTTGCCTGTCGAACCGCAGCTTCGGCAGCTTCAGCATTAGCTGCTACTGCTTGGATTGATGCTGTCATAGTTTTAATTCGTTCTAGAGCAGTATTAATTTCTTTGGTTTGAGCAGACGCGCCAGCAGATAGCTCTTGAATAAATATTTCTTTAGTACTAGTAGTAGTAGCAACTTGTTGAGCAGCAGTTTTAACTTTAGTTACTAACTTCCGTAGACTTTCAATCGTAGCATTATAAGAGTCAGCGATCGTGCCAATTTCGTCTTCTTTGACTTGAGCGCGGATCGTCAAATCCCCTCTACTAACGGGATCTACTTCCATTAATAATTCTAAAGCTCTTTGTTGTAGTTCTTCTTTTGCTTTTCGTTCTCGATCTTGAGCGATTTGTTGCTGCTGAAGTAATTTTACTCGCTCAAATGCATTACTAATTTGACTAGCAACTTGCACTAACAAATCAATATCTTGCTCTTGCCACGTTCTAGGTTCAGCACATTGATGAGCAATCAACAAACCAATCAATTTCTCACCAGTTACTACACCAACAGTCATCACCGCTCGAACAGCAAAAGGTGCTAACATTTGTAAATAACAATCGCTTAAATCTGCTTGATCAAGATTAGCGATAGTTTGAATGCGACCATTTTGATATTGTTGTGCATATTGTTCGGCAAAACAAGGATCGTTAAGACCGCTTCCTTTAATTTCGGGATATCCTGCTGCAACTGCTTCAGCAACAACTTTCCCTTGCCAATCATCATCAAACTGATAATAGATTACTCGATCTGCTGCTAATGCTACTTGACTCTCTGTAACCGCTATTTGAAAAATTTCTTTCAATTGGAAAACTTGAGCGATGCGAACAGCTATTTCCTTTAAAATACGAGAGCTTTGAGCCTCTTGTCTTAATTTTTCTTCGTTTGTTTCAATCGAATCAGCTAGGATATTGAAAGTACTAGCAAGCAAACCAATTTCATCAGTAGTTCCAACAGTAGCTCTAGCTTTAAGATTACCTTCAGAAAAATCTTGAGTAACTTGCTGTAATTGTTGAATCGGAATTGCGATCGCGCTAGCTAAAATTCTAGTAAATAACAATAGTAAAATTATTACTATTAAAGCTAAAATTAATTGAATTAAAATACTGCGCCAAAGAATACTATTAATCTCATTGGTTGAACTACCATAGACGATTACTCCTACTATTTCACCCTTAAAATTGGTAATAGCTTTGGCAGCCAAAGCATATTTTTGATTGTTTACTTTACCTATTTGAGTAAGAATTTGTTTTGGTTGTTTGCTGACTCGATTTAGTAATAAATTCTCAGCAATTAAAGATTGATTAGTTTTGGTAAGAGAACTAGCTAAAATAAATTCTCCAGTAGATTGACGCAAGTAAATTGCACTATAAGTATCATTGTCATTAAAAGCACCGACTACATTTTTAACAATTTGAGATTTTCCATTCACAAAATCTTCTGGAATTAAAGCTTCAATTGTTTTTGTTCCTAATTGAGCTTGTTGAAATAATTGAGCTTGTAAACTTTGACGAAGAATGATTGTTCCAATACCCAAAACTAAAGCCAAAGCAGCAAAACTTAACCAAGGAATTAAACTTGTTTTCCGATTAATAGAAAGATTATAAAATTGCTTGAGCCAAGCATGATAATTTTTTTTTACTTGACTATATTTTGAGTAATTGATTGAGTTAGAAAAAAGTGAATCTACCTCATTATTAAATCGAGGAGGAATTTGAGTCATAATCAAAATGGTAAATAAAATAAGCGATCGCGTTAAATAACTTAAGTTAGAAAAAACTATAGAAAGTAAGAGTTAGTAATAACAAAAAAAATTAAATTTTAAACATAGCAGCTAAAATAGCATTGCCATCGAGAGTTAAAATCATTTCGCCATCTTCTCTGAGCCAATAACCTCGCAAAAATGGTGCTATTTCAGTAGTAATTGCAGCACCAGGAGGAGATTGAACCAAATCAGGATTACACCATTCAATATCTTCTACTCTAGTAACAACTAATCCCAAGCTAGTTTTTTCGCTCTGTTGTTCCTTAATTTGCTCAGTTGTTTTGGTAGACAAAACGATCGCGGTACAATTAGGAGTAGTATTTTCTTGTTCGTACCAAGCATTCAATCCAATTAAATTACCTAAATCAAGCATCCAAAGAATTTCACCCCGCCAATTATGAACTCCCATAACCCAAGCGGGCATTTCGGGAATTGGAATAATTTGAATGAGATCAATTTTGAGAACTTCAGTGATTTGCTCGACAGGGAGCATAATTTTGGTGTCAGGTTCAAGATAAAATTTCAAAAATTGCTGCTGTTTAGCTTGATGAGGCATAGCCTCTGAATCAGAAAATAATAAATTTTGATTACTGGTAAAATCTGACACGACAATTTTTGCCTTAATTTTTGATTTTAACTTTGAATTAATGCTCTAACTGTGCGCACCAACTCTTCTTGATCTACTGGTTTAGGTATATAGGCATCTGCGCCCTGTTTTTTGCCCCAAAATTTATCCATTTCAGTTCCTTTAGTTGAACACAAAATAATCGGGATTTTACTTGTATTGGTTTCTCCTTTAAGTTCTCGACAAATTTCAAAACCACTACGTCCGGGTAAAACAATATCTAAAACAATCAGATCTGGAAGAGCTTGTTGAATCTTTTCTAAGGCTTCTTCTCCACTAGTAGCGATTAAAACAGAAATACCCATTTGTTCAAGACAACTGGTTAAAATAGCTCTTTCCGTAGCAGAATCATCAACGATTAGGGCGTGTCCCATTGCAATCACCTCAATCAGCAATTAATTAAGCGAATAGATATTATCTATAGTTCCCTGAAAGGAATTTAAAGTAACGTTTGAGCTAGACTTTTTGATTGAGATATTTATCGATAACTCCCAAAACTAAATCTTTATCTACTGGTTTATTAAGAAAGTCAGTAGAACCAACCATTTTTGCTCTTACTCGGTCTATCAGTCCGTCATTACCAGTCAGAATGATAATTGGAGTAGTTTTAAAACAAGATAATTTGCGTAATTGAGTGCAGATTTCATAGCCATTCGTATTAGGCATAATCAAATCTAAAAAAATTACATCGGGTTTACGATTTAAAAGTACCGCGATCGCTCTCAAACCATTCGTTTCTGATAGAAACTGATAACCTGCTTCAGTAATCACTTTTTCCATCGTTTGGCAAATACTAGGGCTATCATCAATACAAGCAACTAAGGTGCGACGAGGAGTAACTAAATTAGA from Stanieria cyanosphaera PCC 7437 encodes:
- a CDS encoding hybrid sensor histidine kinase/response regulator, which translates into the protein MSLNPDIRDQAYRFFIEEAQELLQVLETGLLNLREDHSTPRVHELMRAAHSIKGGAASIELDAIKTLAHRLEDFFKALYSEKVNFDPELENLLLQAYDCLKNPLVEQMEMGSFDAEFALVTAEPIFAQLETLLGDALQESDNYIPSANDLGVDIVASIFEVDVAQSLTHLYEVLTNPDNYDVIGELNAQIDLLNGFAELFNLSGFAEILQAATTALNLYPELKLDILQLTIADCQQAREQVLAGDRKRGGEPSPTLLALTESNVHNNFVSEDLFQSTITPQNELSTTNDFSFENLFDEIVDQPNTVGETISENLTDNFSVNQEVILDSAIDSHNSLLDDVFGSVEVQTETDLGFTQNLETNPSLDDVFGSVEVQTETDLGLPQNVENNPSLDDVFGAVDLTNNEQEKPQSSQVNELPPQNLEAAIESIEQIFEHLPSLEEDTTSLLPTTKQNQPLKVQSKPVQVSTNQPVVPTHLTVRVGLDRLERMNNLIGELVINRNSLSLQNEQLQDNLQVLVRKFFRFQDTTIKLRDLSDRLLIESERYNLAHPQINSRQVGEATDFDSLEMDSYGHLHSLLQGILEEMLQLEESVEDITLFAKQSNQTIEQQRQMLSQMRDELMWARMLPLEQILQRFPRTLRDLSNQYGKPVNLSMTGTGVLVDKAVLEKLYDPLLHLLRNAFDHGIETPEIRQQQGKSEQGQIEIHAYYQGNQTVIEVKDDGQGLNLTKIANKAVKQGLLSTEEATHARKQELFNLIFESGFSTADRVSEISGRGVGMNVVRSQILALKGTIEVNSVPGKGTTFTLRLPLTLTIAKLLVVSLGSTAFALPSDNIEEIIIPTEEQIKVSSRKRFFLLKQQLIPIYSLKEVLHYNCILPPVNLRSKAFETVAAPKDWGLPLLLLRQGQQLFALEIDSLITEQELVIKPFGKVLTPPSYIYGCTIMGDGTLIPVINGNVLIDRIQGNDTTRTTTPLFSNISVASEELTETTAELDHSILSTESTNILPATSKTIQSPTIMIVDDSTALRRTMALSLEKSGYRVVQAKDGREALEQYRKNSAIALIVCDIEMPNMNGFEFLGVRRRDSELSNIPIVMLTSRSGVKHRSLAMQLGANAYFTKPYIEQEFLVELKKILNPSVQKTIAIPKTLPTQTILVIDDSSALRKTMALSLEKKGYRVLQARDGQEGLEQLKQNPQVNLVICDVEMPNMNGFEFLTARRQEVKLAKIPVAMLTSRTNEKHRNLAQQLGAIAYFTKPYVEEEFFPAILNLIRN
- a CDS encoding methyl-accepting chemotaxis protein, with protein sequence MTQTPVQLKNSHQSLLSVDEFSALQNNQITSKKSVQKNNLSLSKKLLLIILPTALGSLAFSNLINYLQIQEQTEAKVKLQLENEVIFVGETTTQLVQEKFNIDKTLELISTSLSKTDANLASRSLQIISAQTEVALQTINGQEINQNQEIIGGKNLIATAKLIQSNNVESLENQLKQQDLYQKIIVNQAKSVVSFIYQNRFYTFFPIANTDLVAVSSLDLSELAKYNQELRANLIFQNLLLGTIVTIIIVLATSQIVKPLSNLVKSSEKVFLGELNLLVQGKDTLETQSLRHNFNNLIIKFQQLLQKQKTEAQQAKILKEIIIKTNQSLDDLILKETLVQQINLALKTDRVVYCQINNLQQGEIVAESITTNYASILGNSFKVEDYLPKNRFSIVQNIERIETALLSKSQQQQLQSWQVQAMLVAPVLVNQKLDGFLMIQSCATPRHWQPQEIDFVEQIAYQLSFAATRDFLLQQQQNADLKQNQAQEKLKQEVLNLIQKIQSLYSGDLTLRANLTSDEIGKIAEAYNMSIENLQQLISNFKTTVAYVEENAIENQQIIQNLTTETVQNAAKINQTQKEIQLLNEANYLVKTHASQAEVIAKQANLKISAGNFAIASTVEEINFIQETVDVASEKIKLLGDSSQEISQAVNLIARFAAQTHLLALKASIEAARAGEQGRGFAVIADEVRTLATQSAGASAEIENLVAKIQQETQAVVEVMAKGTNQVKTGAELVQQTRQSLSQVANATSELQQLVDEIALASHQQIVNSESVMHNITDAAMTATQNTQSVTQLSASLCQLSEVTEQLKQHFGKFKT
- a CDS encoding methyl-accepting chemotaxis protein, with product MTQIPPRFNNEVDSLFSNSINYSKYSQVKKNYHAWLKQFYNLSINRKTSLIPWLSFAALALVLGIGTIILRQSLQAQLFQQAQLGTKTIEALIPEDFVNGKSQIVKNVVGAFNDNDTYSAIYLRQSTGEFILASSLTKTNQSLIAENLLLNRVSKQPKQILTQIGKVNNQKYALAAKAITNFKGEIVGVIVYGSSTNEINSILWRSILIQLILALIVIILLLLFTRILASAIAIPIQQLQQVTQDFSEGNLKARATVGTTDEIGLLASTFNILADSIETNEEKLRQEAQSSRILKEIAVRIAQVFQLKEIFQIAVTESQVALAADRVIYYQFDDDWQGKVVAEAVAAGYPEIKGSGLNDPCFAEQYAQQYQNGRIQTIANLDQADLSDCYLQMLAPFAVRAVMTVGVVTGEKLIGLLIAHQCAEPRTWQEQDIDLLVQVASQISNAFERVKLLQQQQIAQDRERKAKEELQQRALELLMEVDPVSRGDLTIRAQVKEDEIGTIADSYNATIESLRKLVTKVKTAAQQVATTTSTKEIFIQELSAGASAQTKEINTALERIKTMTASIQAVAANAEAAEAAVRQATATVETGDQIMNRTVDGFVAIRETVAETAKKVKRLGESSQKISKVVNLIGNFADQTNLLALNASIEAAHAGEEGRGFAVVAEEVRSLARQSAEATAEIETLVAAIQAETNEVVAAMEAGTEQVVTGTKLIDETRMSLNQITTVSHQINQLVNAIAQATIEQSKDSEVVSQTMSQVATVSEQTEIEAIQVSNLFKELLTVAQELQESVSKFKVN
- a CDS encoding chemotaxis protein CheW, which translates into the protein MSDFTSNQNLLFSDSEAMPHQAKQQQFLKFYLEPDTKIMLPVEQITEVLKIDLIQIIPIPEMPAWVMGVHNWRGEILWMLDLGNLIGLNAWYEQENTTPNCTAIVLSTKTTEQIKEQQSEKTSLGLVVTRVEDIEWCNPDLVQSPPGAAITTEIAPFLRGYWLREDGEMILTLDGNAILAAMFKI
- a CDS encoding response regulator transcription factor encodes the protein MGHALIVDDSATERAILTSCLEQMGISVLIATSGEEALEKIQQALPDLIVLDIVLPGRSGFEICRELKGETNTSKIPIILCSTKGTEMDKFWGKKQGADAYIPKPVDQEELVRTVRALIQS